GTTGTATGGAAACCTGTTCATCAAAACGAGTCCGAGCCGACTGCGCAGCAGCAAGAGGTTTTGCTCGTCGTCTTTGGAGCGCACAAGCCGGCAGAAAAGACAGCTCCTTCTACCGCTGGACCTGCGGGCGCTGCAGATGTACTCCATCCGCCAGGGAGCCCATAACCGTTTCATCGGACGAACCCACCGGTCGTACCGTAGGTTACGGGCTGCAGAACGCGTGGCAATCGGCCGCTCTCTTGCCAATGACTGCCATAATCTGAGATTGGCATTGTGCAATCGCTCAGAATAAGTCGAGTTGGTCGCCCGGCGCAGCACTAGCTCCCGGTTCGTCTTC
This portion of the candidate division WOR-3 bacterium genome encodes:
- a CDS encoding HIT domain-containing protein yields the protein MKTNRELVLRRATNSTYSERLHNANLRLWQSLARERPIATRSAARNLRYDRWVRPMKRLWAPWRMEYICSARRSSGRRSCLFCRLVRSKDDEQNLLLLRSRLGLVLMNRFPYNNGHLMVAPNRHVAELERLTDREAHELFQLLQRSLVVLKRELTPQGFNVGMNLGRVAGAGVAGHLHIHIVPRWNGDTNFMPLVAETKVVSEHLATTYNRLKQRFSSNR